From Cellulomonas chengniuliangii, the proteins below share one genomic window:
- a CDS encoding LacI family DNA-binding transcriptional regulator produces the protein MASTQDKGGLGEVRRPARIRDVAARAGVSPGLVSRLLNNDPTLTVRPETRAQVMDAVRELDYVASSAAASLRRNRADALGLVLDRVTNPVFADVVHGAEEAATEIGCGLLILDAEEIARDTAFLTEVVKSRRVDGLLLQGGYGPDAGLLARYSAEIPSVIVNSPGNDVASGVSLEDEAATRLATSHLIELGHRDVAFVAGAPGAASDTRLRGFRAALRDAGLEARPDRILGGGWQAEDGLQAVRASDPSTSPVTAYVAASSVVALGVVSALAEAQVRVPEDVSVVGIHDPWFAPYLAPALTTVALPLFELGRQSVLQLMEHLQSGKPSETVITDPAPRLVVRGSTRPPRSFRA, from the coding sequence CCGGATCCGGGACGTGGCGGCCCGCGCGGGGGTCTCGCCGGGTCTCGTGTCGCGCCTTCTGAACAACGACCCGACCCTCACCGTGCGGCCGGAGACGCGCGCGCAGGTGATGGACGCGGTCCGTGAGCTCGACTACGTGGCGAGCTCGGCGGCGGCATCGCTTCGGCGCAACCGGGCCGACGCGCTCGGGCTCGTGCTCGACCGCGTCACCAACCCCGTCTTCGCCGACGTCGTCCACGGCGCGGAGGAGGCGGCCACCGAGATCGGTTGCGGGCTGCTCATCCTCGACGCCGAGGAGATCGCCCGCGACACGGCGTTCCTCACCGAGGTCGTCAAGTCACGCCGAGTGGACGGGCTCCTCCTCCAGGGCGGGTACGGCCCGGACGCCGGGCTCCTCGCCCGGTACTCGGCCGAGATCCCCAGCGTCATCGTCAACAGCCCGGGGAACGACGTCGCCTCCGGTGTGAGCCTTGAGGACGAGGCGGCGACGAGGCTCGCCACCAGCCACCTGATCGAGCTCGGCCACCGGGACGTCGCCTTCGTCGCCGGCGCGCCGGGCGCCGCGTCCGACACCCGCCTGCGTGGGTTCAGGGCGGCGCTCCGGGACGCCGGGCTGGAGGCGCGACCGGACAGGATCCTCGGGGGCGGGTGGCAGGCGGAGGACGGCCTCCAGGCCGTCAGGGCGTCGGACCCGTCCACGAGCCCGGTGACCGCCTACGTCGCCGCGTCGTCGGTCGTCGCGCTCGGCGTCGTGTCCGCGCTCGCCGAGGCGCAGGTCCGGGTGCCCGAGGACGTGTCGGTCGTCGGGATCCACGACCCGTGGTTCGCCCCGTACCTGGCCCCGGCGCTGACCACCGTCGCACTGCCGCTCTTCGAGCTCGGGCGGCAGTCGGTGCTCCAGCTGATGGAGCACCTCCAGTCGGGGAAGCCCTCCGAGACCGTCATCACGGATCCTGCGCCGCGACTCGTCGTGCGCGGCTCGACGCGTCCTCCGCGGTCCTTCCGGGCGTGA
- a CDS encoding FAD-dependent oxidoreductase, whose translation MSDFPRLLEPARWGSLELPNRMFMPPMGTHTTHPDGTISDVGLAYWMARARGGVGLLITESIQTQTVSEIANPSVISISADHQVAPLRDAVAQVHAAGALIAANLTPGLGRVMPVAPDGGPAYSASDNTILADPARRCRELSLEQIGEILEQFRAAVRRTLDCGFDAIDLHAHTGYLTDQFMSSTWNRRTDEYGGSLENRMRFPTDMLRIVREEAGADFPLSMRITVRHHFPGGREADESRQMALILQAAGLDVLLVDSGSYEAVDWSFPSYYMGDGVYLPDAAAVKPSLDIPVAVCGNLTPELGERALQDGIADFIGFGRMLIADPDLPAKVRAGRAASVRPCIRCNEMCIGNVVRGCGLECAVNPQAGHEADRVLLQAPTRRRVAVVGAGPAGLEAARVAASRGHDVDLYERTGAIGGVLEPAATPDFKRELHRMIDWWGGELADLGVRVHLDHEVGPDSPELLGADAVVVGSGSTPIVPDVPGITAPGVVDVLAFHRGALVGPRVVVCGGGLSGVDSALELAKDGHEVTVVEMADAIAPTMVMHNRVALLRQLGEHGVRLLTGHVVTAVEPGAVQVKGPDGDERIETDTVITAFGVRANTALADALAGTVAELHVVGDAVQPAKVAEAVHTGFQAGMAV comes from the coding sequence ATGTCTGACTTCCCGCGGCTCCTCGAGCCGGCACGTTGGGGCTCTCTCGAGCTGCCGAACCGCATGTTCATGCCGCCGATGGGCACGCACACCACCCACCCCGATGGGACGATCTCCGATGTGGGCCTGGCCTACTGGATGGCGCGCGCCCGGGGTGGGGTCGGCCTGCTCATCACCGAGTCCATCCAGACGCAGACCGTCTCAGAGATCGCGAACCCCTCGGTCATCTCGATCTCGGCCGACCATCAAGTCGCCCCGCTCCGCGACGCGGTCGCCCAGGTGCACGCCGCCGGAGCGTTGATCGCGGCCAACCTCACGCCGGGCCTCGGCCGCGTCATGCCCGTGGCGCCCGACGGGGGGCCCGCCTACTCGGCGTCCGACAACACGATCCTCGCGGACCCCGCGCGGCGTTGCCGCGAGCTGAGCCTGGAGCAGATCGGGGAGATCCTCGAGCAGTTCCGCGCCGCTGTGCGCCGCACGCTCGACTGCGGCTTCGACGCGATCGACCTGCACGCGCACACCGGGTACCTCACCGACCAGTTCATGTCCTCGACGTGGAACCGCCGCACCGACGAGTACGGCGGCAGCCTGGAGAACCGGATGCGGTTCCCCACGGACATGCTGCGGATCGTGCGCGAGGAGGCGGGCGCCGACTTCCCCCTGTCGATGCGCATCACCGTCAGACACCACTTCCCCGGCGGCCGCGAGGCCGACGAGTCGCGGCAGATGGCGCTGATCCTGCAGGCGGCCGGGCTCGACGTGCTGCTGGTGGACTCCGGCTCGTACGAGGCGGTCGACTGGTCGTTCCCGTCCTACTACATGGGCGACGGCGTGTACCTGCCCGACGCGGCCGCCGTGAAGCCCTCGCTCGACATCCCGGTCGCGGTGTGCGGGAACCTCACCCCCGAGCTGGGCGAGCGGGCGCTGCAGGACGGGATCGCCGACTTCATCGGCTTCGGCCGCATGCTCATCGCCGATCCCGACCTGCCCGCGAAGGTGCGCGCCGGTCGCGCCGCCTCGGTGCGGCCGTGCATCCGCTGCAACGAGATGTGCATCGGCAACGTGGTGCGCGGCTGCGGCCTCGAGTGCGCGGTGAACCCGCAGGCCGGGCACGAGGCCGACCGGGTGCTGCTGCAGGCGCCGACGCGCCGTCGGGTCGCGGTCGTGGGTGCCGGGCCGGCCGGGCTCGAGGCCGCCCGGGTCGCCGCGTCGCGCGGGCACGACGTCGACCTGTACGAGCGCACGGGCGCCATCGGCGGTGTGCTCGAGCCCGCCGCTACACCCGATTTCAAGCGCGAGCTGCACCGGATGATCGACTGGTGGGGCGGCGAGCTCGCCGACTTGGGGGTGCGCGTCCACCTCGACCACGAGGTCGGGCCGGACTCCCCCGAGCTGCTGGGCGCCGACGCCGTCGTGGTCGGCAGCGGATCGACGCCGATCGTGCCCGATGTGCCCGGGATCACCGCGCCCGGCGTCGTGGACGTCCTCGCGTTCCACCGCGGAGCCCTGGTGGGCCCCCGCGTGGTGGTGTGCGGCGGCGGGCTGTCCGGGGTGGACTCCGCGCTCGAGCTCGCGAAGGACGGCCACGAGGTCACCGTGGTCGAGATGGCCGACGCGATCGCGCCCACGATGGTGATGCACAACCGTGTCGCGCTGCTGCGCCAGCTCGGCGAGCACGGGGTGCGCCTCCTCACCGGGCACGTGGTCACGGCCGTCGAGCCCGGCGCCGTGCAGGTCAAGGGGCCTGACGGTGACGAGCGCATCGAGACGGACACGGTGATCACCGCGTTCGGGGTGCGCGCGAACACGGCCCTGGCGGACGCGCTGGCCGGCACGGTGGCGGAGCTGCACGTCGTCGGCGACGCGGTCCAGCCGGCGAAGGTCGCGGAGGCCGTGCACACCGGGTTCCAGGCGGGCATGGCCGTCTGA